The Piliocolobus tephrosceles isolate RC106 chromosome 3, ASM277652v3, whole genome shotgun sequence genome has a window encoding:
- the FBXL5 gene encoding F-box/LRR-repeat protein 5 isoform X2, translated as MAPFPEEVDVFTAPHWRMKQLVGLYCDKSLYATFKEFKMHEQIENEYIIGLLQQRSQTIYNVHSDNKLSEMLSLFEKGLKNVKNEYEQLNYAKQLKERLEAFTRDFLPHMKEEEEVFQPMLMEYFTYEELKDIKKKVIAQHCSQKDTAELLRGLSLWNHAEERQKYFKYSVDEKSDKEAEVSEHSTGITHLPPEVMLSIFSYLNPQELCRCSQVSMKWSQLTKAGSLWKHLYPVHWARGDWYSGPATELDTEPDEEWVKNRKDESRAFHEWDEDADIDESEESPEESIAISIAQMEKRLLHGLIHNVLPYVGTSVKTLVLAYSSAVSSKMVRQILELCPNLEHLDLTQTDISDSAFDSWSWLGCCQSLRHLDLSGCEKITDVALEKISRALGILTSHQSGFLKTSTSKITSTTWKNKDITMQSTKQYACLHDLTNKGIGEEIDNEHPWTKPVSSENFTSPYVWMLDAEDLADIEDTVEWKHRNVESLCVMETASNFSCSTSGCYSKDIVGLRTSVCWQQHCASPAFAYCGHSFCCTGTALRTMSALPESSAMCRKASRTRLPSGKDLIYFGSEKSDQETGRVLLFLSLSGCYQITDHGLRVLTLGGGLPYLEHLNLSGCLTITGAGLQDLVSACPSLNDEYFYYCDNINGPHADTASGCQNLQCGFRACCRSGE; from the exons TCTTTGTATGCTACTTTCAAGGAGTTCAAAATGCATGAGCAGAttgaaaatgaatacattattgGTTTGCTTCAACAACGCAGCCAGACCATTTATAATGTACATTCTGACAATAAACTCTCTGAGATGCTTAGCCTCTTTGAAAAGGGACTGAAGAATGTTAAG aaTGAATATGAACAGTTAAATTATGCAAAACAGCTGAAAGAGAGATTGGAGGCTTTTACAAGAGATTTTCTTCCTCAcatgaaagaggaagaggag gTTTTTCAGCCCATGTTAATGGAATATTTTACCTATGAGGAGCTTAaggatattaaaaagaaagtgatTGCACAACACTGCTCTCAGAAGGATACTGCAGAACTCCTTAGAGGTCTTAGCCTATGGAATCATGCTGAAGAGcgacagaaatattttaaatattctgtggATGAAAAGTCAGATAAAG aagcTGAGGTGTCAGAACACTCCACAGGTATAACCCATCTTCCTCCTGAGGTAATGCTGTCAATTTTCAGCTATCTTAATCCTCAAGAGTTATGTCGATGCAGTCAAGTAAGCATGAAATGGTCTCAGCTGACAAAAGCTGGATCGCTTTGGAAACATCTGTACCCTGTTCATTGGGCCAGAG GTGACTGGTATAGTGGTCCTGCAACTGAACTTGATACTGAACCTGATGAAGAATGGGTGAAAAATAGGAAAGATGAAAGTCGTGCTTTTCATGAGTGGGATGAAGATGCTGACATAGATGAATCTG AAGAGTCTCCGGAGGAATCGATTGCTATCAGCATTgcacaaatggaaaaacgttTACTCCATGGCTTAATTCATAACGTTCTACCATATGTTGGTACTTCTGTAAAAACCTTAGTATTAGCATACAGCTCTGCAGTTTCCAGCAAAATG GTTAGGCAGATTTTAGAGCTTTGTCCGAACCTGGAGCATCTGGATCTTACCCAGACTGACATTTCAGATTCTGCATTTGACAG TTGGTCTTGGCTTGGTTGCTGCCAGAGTCTTCGGCATCTTGATCTGTCTGGTTGTGAGAAAATCACAGATGTGGCCCTAGAGAAGATTTCCAGAGCTCTTGGAATTCTGACATCTCATCAAAGTGGCTTTTTGAAAACATCTACGAGCAAAATTActtcaactacatggaaaaataaagacattaccATGCAGTCCACCAAGCAGTATGCCTGTTTGCACGATTTAACTAACAAGGGCATTGGAGAAGAAATAGATAATGAACACCCCTGGACTAAGCCTGTTTCTTCTGAGAATTTCACTTCTCCTTATGTGTGGATGTTAGATGCTGAAGATTTGGCTGATATTGAAGATACTGTGGAATGGAAACATAGAAATGTTGAAAGTCTTTGTGTAATGGAAACAGCATCCAACTTTAGTTGTTCCACATCTGGTTGTTATAGTAAGGACATTGTTGGACTAAGGACTAGTGTCTGTTGGCAGCAGCATTGTGCTTCTCCAGCTTTTGCGTATTGTGGTCACTCATTTTGTTGTACAGGAACAGCTTTAAGAACTATGTCAGCACTCCCAGAATCTTCTGCAATGTGTAGAAAAGCATCAAGGACTAGATTGCCTAGCGGAAAAGACTTAATTTACTTTGGGAGTGAAAAATCTGATCAAGAGACTGGACGTGTACTTCTGTTTCTCAGTTTATCTGGATGTTATCAGATCACAGACCATGGTCTCAG gGTTTTGACTCTGGGAGGAGGGCTGCCTTATTTGGAGCACCTTAATCTCTCTGGTTGTCTTACTATAACTGGTGCAGGCCTGCAGGATTTGGTTTCAGCATGTCCTTCTCTGAATGATGAATACTTTTACTACTGTGACAACATTAACG GTCCTCATGCTGATACCGCCAGTGGATGCCAGAATTTGCAGTGTGGTTTTCGAGCCTGCTGCCGCTCTGGCGAATGA
- the FBXL5 gene encoding F-box/LRR-repeat protein 5 isoform X1, with translation MAPFPEEVDVFTAPHWRMKQLVGLYCDKLSKTNFSNNNDFRALLQSLYATFKEFKMHEQIENEYIIGLLQQRSQTIYNVHSDNKLSEMLSLFEKGLKNVKNEYEQLNYAKQLKERLEAFTRDFLPHMKEEEEVFQPMLMEYFTYEELKDIKKKVIAQHCSQKDTAELLRGLSLWNHAEERQKYFKYSVDEKSDKEAEVSEHSTGITHLPPEVMLSIFSYLNPQELCRCSQVSMKWSQLTKAGSLWKHLYPVHWARGDWYSGPATELDTEPDEEWVKNRKDESRAFHEWDEDADIDESEESPEESIAISIAQMEKRLLHGLIHNVLPYVGTSVKTLVLAYSSAVSSKMVRQILELCPNLEHLDLTQTDISDSAFDSWSWLGCCQSLRHLDLSGCEKITDVALEKISRALGILTSHQSGFLKTSTSKITSTTWKNKDITMQSTKQYACLHDLTNKGIGEEIDNEHPWTKPVSSENFTSPYVWMLDAEDLADIEDTVEWKHRNVESLCVMETASNFSCSTSGCYSKDIVGLRTSVCWQQHCASPAFAYCGHSFCCTGTALRTMSALPESSAMCRKASRTRLPSGKDLIYFGSEKSDQETGRVLLFLSLSGCYQITDHGLRVLTLGGGLPYLEHLNLSGCLTITGAGLQDLVSACPSLNDEYFYYCDNINGPHADTASGCQNLQCGFRACCRSGE, from the exons ctTTCTAAAACCAATTTTTCCAACAACAACGATTTCCGTGCTCTTCTGCAGTCTTTGTATGCTACTTTCAAGGAGTTCAAAATGCATGAGCAGAttgaaaatgaatacattattgGTTTGCTTCAACAACGCAGCCAGACCATTTATAATGTACATTCTGACAATAAACTCTCTGAGATGCTTAGCCTCTTTGAAAAGGGACTGAAGAATGTTAAG aaTGAATATGAACAGTTAAATTATGCAAAACAGCTGAAAGAGAGATTGGAGGCTTTTACAAGAGATTTTCTTCCTCAcatgaaagaggaagaggag gTTTTTCAGCCCATGTTAATGGAATATTTTACCTATGAGGAGCTTAaggatattaaaaagaaagtgatTGCACAACACTGCTCTCAGAAGGATACTGCAGAACTCCTTAGAGGTCTTAGCCTATGGAATCATGCTGAAGAGcgacagaaatattttaaatattctgtggATGAAAAGTCAGATAAAG aagcTGAGGTGTCAGAACACTCCACAGGTATAACCCATCTTCCTCCTGAGGTAATGCTGTCAATTTTCAGCTATCTTAATCCTCAAGAGTTATGTCGATGCAGTCAAGTAAGCATGAAATGGTCTCAGCTGACAAAAGCTGGATCGCTTTGGAAACATCTGTACCCTGTTCATTGGGCCAGAG GTGACTGGTATAGTGGTCCTGCAACTGAACTTGATACTGAACCTGATGAAGAATGGGTGAAAAATAGGAAAGATGAAAGTCGTGCTTTTCATGAGTGGGATGAAGATGCTGACATAGATGAATCTG AAGAGTCTCCGGAGGAATCGATTGCTATCAGCATTgcacaaatggaaaaacgttTACTCCATGGCTTAATTCATAACGTTCTACCATATGTTGGTACTTCTGTAAAAACCTTAGTATTAGCATACAGCTCTGCAGTTTCCAGCAAAATG GTTAGGCAGATTTTAGAGCTTTGTCCGAACCTGGAGCATCTGGATCTTACCCAGACTGACATTTCAGATTCTGCATTTGACAG TTGGTCTTGGCTTGGTTGCTGCCAGAGTCTTCGGCATCTTGATCTGTCTGGTTGTGAGAAAATCACAGATGTGGCCCTAGAGAAGATTTCCAGAGCTCTTGGAATTCTGACATCTCATCAAAGTGGCTTTTTGAAAACATCTACGAGCAAAATTActtcaactacatggaaaaataaagacattaccATGCAGTCCACCAAGCAGTATGCCTGTTTGCACGATTTAACTAACAAGGGCATTGGAGAAGAAATAGATAATGAACACCCCTGGACTAAGCCTGTTTCTTCTGAGAATTTCACTTCTCCTTATGTGTGGATGTTAGATGCTGAAGATTTGGCTGATATTGAAGATACTGTGGAATGGAAACATAGAAATGTTGAAAGTCTTTGTGTAATGGAAACAGCATCCAACTTTAGTTGTTCCACATCTGGTTGTTATAGTAAGGACATTGTTGGACTAAGGACTAGTGTCTGTTGGCAGCAGCATTGTGCTTCTCCAGCTTTTGCGTATTGTGGTCACTCATTTTGTTGTACAGGAACAGCTTTAAGAACTATGTCAGCACTCCCAGAATCTTCTGCAATGTGTAGAAAAGCATCAAGGACTAGATTGCCTAGCGGAAAAGACTTAATTTACTTTGGGAGTGAAAAATCTGATCAAGAGACTGGACGTGTACTTCTGTTTCTCAGTTTATCTGGATGTTATCAGATCACAGACCATGGTCTCAG gGTTTTGACTCTGGGAGGAGGGCTGCCTTATTTGGAGCACCTTAATCTCTCTGGTTGTCTTACTATAACTGGTGCAGGCCTGCAGGATTTGGTTTCAGCATGTCCTTCTCTGAATGATGAATACTTTTACTACTGTGACAACATTAACG GTCCTCATGCTGATACCGCCAGTGGATGCCAGAATTTGCAGTGTGGTTTTCGAGCCTGCTGCCGCTCTGGCGAATGA
- the FBXL5 gene encoding F-box/LRR-repeat protein 5 isoform X3: MHEQIENEYIIGLLQQRSQTIYNVHSDNKLSEMLSLFEKGLKNVKNEYEQLNYAKQLKERLEAFTRDFLPHMKEEEEVFQPMLMEYFTYEELKDIKKKVIAQHCSQKDTAELLRGLSLWNHAEERQKYFKYSVDEKSDKEAEVSEHSTGITHLPPEVMLSIFSYLNPQELCRCSQVSMKWSQLTKAGSLWKHLYPVHWARGDWYSGPATELDTEPDEEWVKNRKDESRAFHEWDEDADIDESEESPEESIAISIAQMEKRLLHGLIHNVLPYVGTSVKTLVLAYSSAVSSKMVRQILELCPNLEHLDLTQTDISDSAFDSWSWLGCCQSLRHLDLSGCEKITDVALEKISRALGILTSHQSGFLKTSTSKITSTTWKNKDITMQSTKQYACLHDLTNKGIGEEIDNEHPWTKPVSSENFTSPYVWMLDAEDLADIEDTVEWKHRNVESLCVMETASNFSCSTSGCYSKDIVGLRTSVCWQQHCASPAFAYCGHSFCCTGTALRTMSALPESSAMCRKASRTRLPSGKDLIYFGSEKSDQETGRVLLFLSLSGCYQITDHGLRVLTLGGGLPYLEHLNLSGCLTITGAGLQDLVSACPSLNDEYFYYCDNINGPHADTASGCQNLQCGFRACCRSGE, translated from the exons ATGCATGAGCAGAttgaaaatgaatacattattgGTTTGCTTCAACAACGCAGCCAGACCATTTATAATGTACATTCTGACAATAAACTCTCTGAGATGCTTAGCCTCTTTGAAAAGGGACTGAAGAATGTTAAG aaTGAATATGAACAGTTAAATTATGCAAAACAGCTGAAAGAGAGATTGGAGGCTTTTACAAGAGATTTTCTTCCTCAcatgaaagaggaagaggag gTTTTTCAGCCCATGTTAATGGAATATTTTACCTATGAGGAGCTTAaggatattaaaaagaaagtgatTGCACAACACTGCTCTCAGAAGGATACTGCAGAACTCCTTAGAGGTCTTAGCCTATGGAATCATGCTGAAGAGcgacagaaatattttaaatattctgtggATGAAAAGTCAGATAAAG aagcTGAGGTGTCAGAACACTCCACAGGTATAACCCATCTTCCTCCTGAGGTAATGCTGTCAATTTTCAGCTATCTTAATCCTCAAGAGTTATGTCGATGCAGTCAAGTAAGCATGAAATGGTCTCAGCTGACAAAAGCTGGATCGCTTTGGAAACATCTGTACCCTGTTCATTGGGCCAGAG GTGACTGGTATAGTGGTCCTGCAACTGAACTTGATACTGAACCTGATGAAGAATGGGTGAAAAATAGGAAAGATGAAAGTCGTGCTTTTCATGAGTGGGATGAAGATGCTGACATAGATGAATCTG AAGAGTCTCCGGAGGAATCGATTGCTATCAGCATTgcacaaatggaaaaacgttTACTCCATGGCTTAATTCATAACGTTCTACCATATGTTGGTACTTCTGTAAAAACCTTAGTATTAGCATACAGCTCTGCAGTTTCCAGCAAAATG GTTAGGCAGATTTTAGAGCTTTGTCCGAACCTGGAGCATCTGGATCTTACCCAGACTGACATTTCAGATTCTGCATTTGACAG TTGGTCTTGGCTTGGTTGCTGCCAGAGTCTTCGGCATCTTGATCTGTCTGGTTGTGAGAAAATCACAGATGTGGCCCTAGAGAAGATTTCCAGAGCTCTTGGAATTCTGACATCTCATCAAAGTGGCTTTTTGAAAACATCTACGAGCAAAATTActtcaactacatggaaaaataaagacattaccATGCAGTCCACCAAGCAGTATGCCTGTTTGCACGATTTAACTAACAAGGGCATTGGAGAAGAAATAGATAATGAACACCCCTGGACTAAGCCTGTTTCTTCTGAGAATTTCACTTCTCCTTATGTGTGGATGTTAGATGCTGAAGATTTGGCTGATATTGAAGATACTGTGGAATGGAAACATAGAAATGTTGAAAGTCTTTGTGTAATGGAAACAGCATCCAACTTTAGTTGTTCCACATCTGGTTGTTATAGTAAGGACATTGTTGGACTAAGGACTAGTGTCTGTTGGCAGCAGCATTGTGCTTCTCCAGCTTTTGCGTATTGTGGTCACTCATTTTGTTGTACAGGAACAGCTTTAAGAACTATGTCAGCACTCCCAGAATCTTCTGCAATGTGTAGAAAAGCATCAAGGACTAGATTGCCTAGCGGAAAAGACTTAATTTACTTTGGGAGTGAAAAATCTGATCAAGAGACTGGACGTGTACTTCTGTTTCTCAGTTTATCTGGATGTTATCAGATCACAGACCATGGTCTCAG gGTTTTGACTCTGGGAGGAGGGCTGCCTTATTTGGAGCACCTTAATCTCTCTGGTTGTCTTACTATAACTGGTGCAGGCCTGCAGGATTTGGTTTCAGCATGTCCTTCTCTGAATGATGAATACTTTTACTACTGTGACAACATTAACG GTCCTCATGCTGATACCGCCAGTGGATGCCAGAATTTGCAGTGTGGTTTTCGAGCCTGCTGCCGCTCTGGCGAATGA